The Nitrospira sp. genome window below encodes:
- a CDS encoding type II toxin-antitoxin system VapC family toxin, translating into MNLDDIPSGSLCVLDTNILIYAEQGTSLQAQRLLRRIEDRDLSGVLPQPVWQETIHRLMIIEATLLGHVRGTNPARQLSGKPNIVKNLTMYRDKVKALVTLGLGFEPCHEPDLMGKALELQERYGLPMNDSLIAAITLRIGADALITSDRGFLALTELKIYVPSDVPVPLTQ; encoded by the coding sequence ATGAACCTCGACGATATCCCGAGCGGAAGCTTGTGCGTGCTGGATACGAACATCTTGATCTATGCGGAACAAGGAACATCGCTGCAAGCCCAGCGTCTTCTCCGTCGCATTGAGGACCGTGACCTGTCGGGTGTGCTCCCCCAACCGGTCTGGCAGGAAACGATCCACCGCTTGATGATCATCGAGGCCACCTTGCTTGGTCATGTGCGTGGAACCAACCCGGCCCGTCAGTTGTCAGGCAAACCCAATATTGTAAAAAACCTGACGATGTATCGAGACAAGGTGAAAGCATTGGTGACGCTCGGATTGGGATTCGAACCGTGCCATGAGCCGGACTTGATGGGAAAAGCGCTGGAACTTCAGGAACGCTACGGACTGCCGATGAACGACTCTCTCATCGCGGCCATCACGCTGCGGATCGGAGCTGACGCCCTGATTACCTCGGATCGAGGCTTCCTCGCTCTGACGGAATTGAAAATCTATGTCCCCTCGGATGTGCCAGTACCCCTGACACAATGA